In Pyrus communis chromosome 8, drPyrComm1.1, whole genome shotgun sequence, one genomic interval encodes:
- the LOC137741749 gene encoding cyclic nucleotide-gated ion channel 4-like: protein MPSEHEISQTSSRMQHYISDEESESEVHEDHEVREDDEKSDGSSTSHGGNFENNCLYNMCLLQRRRRPGWSLGQVLDPRAKWVQEWNRIFLLVCASGLIIDPLFFYALSISQSCMCLFVDGWLAITVTVLRCMTDVLHVWNMWLQLKMAKRYSFTAMVGGDGGGANGLRDTSPRSVALKYLKSKKGFLFDLFVILPIPQIILWVVIPSLLERGSVTVVMTVFLMFFFQYLPKIYHSVCLLRRMQNLSGYIFGTVWWGIALNLIAYFVAAHAAGACWYLLGIQRAEKCLKEQCRESSGCGLRILACKDPIYYGATNTLSDAARLAWAGNRKARSTCLDNADHYDYGAYSWTVQLVTNDSRLEKILFPIFWGLMTLSTFGNLESSTEWLEVVFNIIVLTSGLLLVTMLIGNIKVFLHATTSKKQAMQLKMRNIEWWMRKRHLPQGFRQRVRNYERQRWAAMRGVDECEMIRNLPEGLRRDIKYHLCLDLVRQVPLFQHMDDLVLENICDRVKSLIFPKGETITREGDPVQRMLFVVRGHLQSSQVLRDGVKSCCMLGPGNFSGDELLSWCLRRPFIERLPPSSSTLVTLETTEAFSLEAEDVKYVTQHFRYTFVNEKVKRSARYYSPGWRTWAAVAIQLAWRRYKHRLTLTSLSFIRPRRPLSRCSSLGEDRLRLYTALLTSPKPNDQDDFFD, encoded by the exons ATGCCTAGTGAGCACGAAATTTCTCAGACTTCTTCACGCATGCAGCACTATATCTCCGACGAAGAATCCGAATCCGAAGTTCACGAAGACCACGAGGTACGAGAAGACGACGAAAAAAGTGATGGAAGCAGTACATCTCATGGAGGAAATTTTGAGAACAACTGCTTGTACAACATGTGTTTGTTGCAGCGGCGGAGGAGGCCCGGTTGGTCGCTAGGCCAAGTTCTCGACCCGAGGGCGAAATGGGTTCAAGAATGGAACAGGATTTTCCTTCTTGTGTGTGCATCGGGGCTCATCATAGACCCTCTCTTCTTCTATGCTTTGTCCATTAGCCAGAGCTGTATGTGCCTGTTTGTGGACGGGTGGCTTGCCATCACGGTGACGGTGCTCCGCTGCATGACGGACGTTCTGCACGTGTGGAACATGTGGTTGCAGCTGAAGATGGCCAAGCGCTACTCCTTCACCGCCATGGTTGGTGGGGATGGTGGAGGAGCCAATGGGCTGCGCGACACTAGTCCAAGGTCTGTGGCTCTCAAGTACTTGAAGTCAAAGAAGGGGTTTTTGTTTGACCTCTTTGTTATTCTGCCCATACCCCAG ATAATATTATGGGTGGTAATTCCTTCACTGTTGGAGAGAGGATCGGTGACCGTTGTGATGACAGTGTTCTTGATGTTTTTCTTCCAATATCTCCCAAAGATCTATCACTCTGTCTGCCTCCTGCGTCGGATGCAAAATCTCTCTGGCTACATTTTTGGAACTGTTTGGTGGGGGATAGCCCTCAACTTGATTGCATATTTTGTCGCTGCCCAT GCTGCAGGAGCATGTTGGTACTTGTTAGGAATCCAAAGGGCAGAGAAATGCCTGAAAGAGCAATGCAGAGAATCAAGTGGATGTGGCCTCAGAATACTAGCTTGCAAAGACCCTATTTACTACGGAGCAACAAACACTCTCAGCGACGCAGCGAGACTTGCCTGGGCGGGGAACAGAAAAGCACGGTCGACGTGCTTAGACAATGCCGATCATTACGATTATGGAGCTTATTCATGGACTGTTCAGCTTGTTACAAACGATAGCCGATTGGAAAAAATACTTTTTCCCATCTTTTGGGGCCTAATGACTCTCAG CACCTTCGGAAACTTGGAAAGCTCAACTGAGTGGTTAGAGGTTGTTTTCAACATCATTGTTCTAACTAGTGGGCTGCTTTTGGTCACCATGTTGATAGGAAACATAAAG GTGTTTTTGCATGCGACAACATCTAAGAAACAAGCAATGCAATTGAAGATGAGAAACATAGAGTGGTGGATGAGGAAGAGGCATTTACCTCAGGGGTTTAGACAGCGAGTGCGAAACTACGAGCGCCAGAGATGGGCCGCCATGCGTGGCGTAGATGAATGTGAGATGATCAGAAACCTCCCTGAGGGCCTCAGGAGGGACATCAAATATCATCTATGCTTGGACTTAGTAAGACAG GTGCCATTGTTCCAACATATGGATGATCTGGTTCTTGAGAATATTTGTGACCGTGTGAAGTCTCTTATATTCCCAAAAGGAGAAACA ATAACTAGAGAAGGAGATCCAGTTCAAAGAATGCTGTTTGTAGTAAGGGGTCACCTTCAAAGCAGCCAAGTTCTCAGAGATGGTGTGAAAAGTTGCTGCATGTTAGGCCCTGGCAACTTCAGCGGCGATGAGCTTTTGTCATGGTGTCTCAGAAGGCCCTTTATAGAAAGATTACCACCATCTTCCTCCACATTAGTCACTCTTGAAACCACAGAGGCATTTAGCCTTGAAGCTGAGGATGTCAAATACGTGACTCAACATTTTCGGTACACATTTGTGAACGAAAAGGTTAAGAGAAGTGCACGGTACTACTCACCCGGTTGGAGGACTTGGGCTGCTGTGGCAATTCAGTTGGCTTGGAGGAGGTACAAGCACCGGTTAACGCTGACTTCGTTGTCGTTTATAAGGCCTAGGAGACCTCTATCAAGGTGTTCTTCACTGGGAGAGGACAGGCTCAGATTGTATACGGCCTTGTTGACGTCTCCAAAGCCAAATGATCAAGATGACTTTTTTGATTGA